Below is a genomic region from Rosa chinensis cultivar Old Blush chromosome 5, RchiOBHm-V2, whole genome shotgun sequence.
TCCAGaaactttaatttatttttgaaaaatgacAGAAACCATTTTTCAgattctgcttcttcttttatttgatACAATCAGATCCTGCTTCTGAAAATAACAGGAAACACTGTGGGCTCATTTCTGATGTAACTGTTTAATTCCCCACCAACCCTGATATGACCCACCCACCCACCCACCCACAATTTTCCTACCAAAAATAACTAAACCTACACTTTTCAAATCTCCTCACGCGAACCAACCGCGCGTCCGTACACTCTCCCACCTCTAGGTTTTAAAAGTTAAAAACCAAAAGGACCGTCACCACTAATCACGCTTTACGAGAGTCAAACTCcgctaaaaacaaaaaaggggGCACATTTTGGAGATTCCACGGAACAGATTCCACCCCCCACACCCGCAATATTATATACGTTGGAGCGTGAAACGAACGCGCCGGAGGTTGCGAGTGCGGTGGTAGTGTTGCCAAAAACCCCTAATAAAACTCTGGTCTCCGAGGttgcccctctctctctctccgtatCGCTCCGTTTCTCCTCTGCCTCTGAACTCACGCCCATCAAGAGAAAGAGTACAAACAAACCCACAGACTGAGAAACAGAGAAGGGCAGAGACTCATAAaaccctcctcctctctctctgtctccacACTCACACCTATCAATCTCCGCCTCCAGAGGAAGCAATGGCAATCGCCTTCTGCTTCactccctcctcctcctcttcctcctccgccTCCAAGTTCAATCCGCACCGTCCGTTTCCGTCCCTCTCCGCCTCTCCCGTCGTGCACCTCCGCCTCAGAGTGTCCCCGCCCTCTCTGGCGCACCGCGGCCGCCAGTTCCGGCGCGTGCTGTTCGCCGCCGGGGGCGGAGACGGGGGATTTGGCGGCGGAGGACACTCCGGAGGCGGTAGCGGCGGGGATCACGGCGGCGAGGACAATGCCGGCGGGAAAAACAAGTTGGAGGCCCTGATGGTGTTGAAGGAGTCCGGGCGGGGGTTGGAGAGCCTGCCGAAGGACTTGGCGGCGGCGATCGAGGACGGGCGGATCCCCGGCGCGGTTGTGGATAAGTATTTTGAGCTGGAGAAGAACGGCTGCTTTTCGTGGCTGCTGCAGTTTGCTGGGTTTAGGGAGCGGTTGTTGGCTGATGATCTTTTCTTGTTTAAGGTCTTCATGGAGTGTGGTGTTGGTCTTTTCACCAAGGTCTCTTTGTGGATTTTTCTCTGTCACTTCCGAATTACAATGCCTTGTCTATTCTTCATTTCTTATCATTTGCAATCAATTTTGGATTCTGTTTCGTTTTTGTAGACTGCTGCAGAGTACCAGAAACGCCAAGAAAACTTTTTCAATGAGCTCGAAGTTGTGTTTGCAGATGTGGTATGGATGCCTTTGGTCAATTGTATTCCTACTGCTCAACTTTGTTAACATGAATTTAGTCAAATTGCACATAGTTGTCAAAATTACTTGCATTATATGTACGAAGCTTTTGATACAGATCACAGCATTCTCGCTAGCTTTCATAGATAAATAGTGCACTTCTTTGCATTAAATGATTATTCATAGATTAGATTATTTCGCCTCAGCAGTTGCATAAGCTAATATCTAGCATGGTTTGATGGCTTGTGAATTCTCTATGCCAGAACTGGACTTCCCTAGTGGTGAATTTTAAGGATTAAATGGAGATCACTTGAAAAGAAAgggtttttattctcaaaaatgaaaaagagcTGTGTAGTCGTCAGACAATAGTTATTCATGTGGAAAAATCTTCAGTATTGATGTGTTGTTTCGGCATTGTATTCTGAATCTGTTTAGTTCCTGTCATTCATGTTTGCTATATTTTTCTTAGGTAATGGCCATAATTGCAGATTTCATGCTTGTATATCTTCCTGCCCCAACTGTTTCTCTTCGACCACCAGTTGCACTCAGCGCAGGGGCAATCACCAAGTTTTTGCATGGTTGCCCTGATAATGCATTCCAGGTTACTTTTCTATGAACCCCTAAAGTTCGAAAGCGTAAGAGCAAAATCTAGATAAAGTTACTTAATAGGATTCTGAAATTCTTTCTGCAGATTGCTATCTCAGGAACATCATACTCCTTATTTCAGAGGATTGGTGCAGTAGTGGTAAGGAGGAttttatttgaagttttgaagtAAGAATGGCATCATATATATTTCATAATCCTCATTTGTTTGGGCAGAGAAATGGGAGCAAGCTCTTCGTTGTTGGTACTGCTTCATCACTGGTTAGTATTTTCCTAACTTCTTGTTACTGGATCCTTTGGAAATTCCTTTGTCATTGATTCGTGAATGCTTGAGTGCATGTTTGCATGAAAAATGTTTTCACATTTATCAGTTTAAAGTTGATCAAATAAATCTCACAACAAACATATCGTACACTTatcaacaaataaaataaagtaatgaTGTGAAACTTTTAAACACTCAAAACCGGTGCTTGTTTACTTTTGATCATATTTGCTCTTGGTTGACGTCCATCTCAATTAGCTCTTACAAAGTAATTTTCCCATCTGTACGGTTAACTTctatgttttcattttttttttttttcattgatatcTCAAGCCAATCATTCTCCCTTGAGTGGGAAATGGTTCAGAATCATCCAATTGTCAAAGATGTTGTGAAGGTACACCTGAATAGATAAAAAGAATATGTCAAGACTGGGATCTATAATAATTTTCTGTCAATTTATAACATTTGGCTGGTTTTGATGAATTAATGATTACCACGCCAACTTTAGGGGCTAGGTTGGCCCTCCCCTGGACAATTGTGCACatctttcttcatttttaagCATTTGTTGATACTCATGACAGCTTGGGTTAGGTTACAATATTGATATATCATGGCTTAGTCTCCTTTATTAATGATATGGTCTTATCATGAGCTGAATAATAGTCTTTTCACCTTTTAATTTGTGCAGAGTCTCCTTTTTTAATGATATAGCACCCTCTGTCATACCTTTAAGTTTTTAAGGAGACAGGAAGGCATGGGAAAATGTGAGGGACAAGTTATAGTTGAAATAAATGCATTTTCATAAAGTACTAGGCTACAGCTCTTTGTTTTTGAAACTTGAATCCAACCGTTTGGATCAATAGTTACTTGCAACGGCCACTCTGTCTAGGTTCATAAATTATGTCATGGGCACTGAATTTTTCAGGTGAGAGCGGAATCATTATTTTCTGTTTGAACTCCAGGGTCAAAATCTTTCCTGGTTTTTGCATTTTGCTAGGAACCTCGTTACTGGACCACCTTTTATTTGTTGAATGTTTTCACATCTGTAGGTTATCTTGTGTGCTCTGTTGACCAAGATATCAGTATTCTAGGCAGTCAAACTCTCTAGGATGACTGAAAATTCAAGTTGTGTTCAACACTTGAACTAAGTGTAATGTCAAATATCAAGAAGCATTTGATTAGTTTTATAACTCACCTATTCTCGGTTGGGCATTAAATCCAAAAACTCAGCTCAGTATTAATAGCCTAGTTTCATTCCTATATAAATGTGAAGTAACAGTTAATGCCTTCCATTGTTTCATATTATCCTAATGGAGTTTGCTGTTCATGTGGTGTTTCATTGTACCATTTCATTGatcttctcttttctctctctttctgcttttttgttttttggatgGTAGGTTTTTAATAATACTGGTCGAAAAGGATACCAATGTTGAATCTTTTAATGGCCAGACACACTTTCAGTGCAGCTTTTGTTCATATAAGTCACAATATTTTGCAAAGTTTTTGGTCATAGCACTAAATTTCAGAGTGCTGATTCATAATGCATCTCATCTTTGATTAGGTTGGCACAAGTGTTACAAATGCCTTGATCAATGCAAAGAAGGCTGTTGGTTGCTCCGCAGAGGCTGAAGCTGATAATGTACCTATAGTATCCACTAGCCTTGCATACGGTGTCTATATGGCAGTTTCTAGCAATCTCAGGTACTTGAACTTTGATCAGTGCTAGTTTGTTCAGTGAAATGGTGTAACTTTgtctgcttctttttttttttttggtctaattGCTATTGGTTCATACATTCTCTGTTTCAAATTTCACTTTCTTTCTTTGCATTTCTACCTTTCTCAATTGTGCTTTAAACATCATAGGTATATGTTTTATATCATCTCTGTCGGAAGGTGCAGTTTTCCTTTAAGCtctcttctttattttgttttattggaAATTATGCTAAAGCTACTAGGTGTAAAACAGAATAGGACTTTGAAATGACTTATGTAAGTTGCCCTCAAGAGTGAACAAGTTGTCCTCATAAAACCATGAATCAGACATTTGAATGAAAGTGATGTCCAATtagattaaattttttattggacaaaaaatattttaaggTGGAATGATATTTTGTGCTTTGTGAATGGAATTGCTGCATTAGTGCAGAATTAAGGGCAatgaaatatattttatatcATCGCAACCACAACTTTTCAACAGGTACCAAGTATTGGCTGGTGTTATTGAACAAAGGATGTTGGAGCCACTACTACATCAACACAAGCTAATGCTAAGCGCAGTATGCTTTGCCGTTCGAACTGGCAACACATTCTTGGGTTCATTATTGTGAGAACTTATGCTGTCtgaaattttcaaatacaacAAATTTTCTGCCTTGCAAAAATGACCCCTAACTACTTTTCATTGCAGGTGGGTGGACTATGCTCGTTTAATAGGGATTCAGAAGGCCCATTAGTTATACAACGGGTGCACTTTCTAATTTGATTTTCTCAAGGCATAGGTTCTCTGCATTTGTTGCATACATTATGCAATTAGACGATTGAAGTGATTGGGGTTTTATTTGCTAGGTTACATGGGTTTTCCGCCCTCCTTTTATTTATACCGCCCCAGTCTGAGCCAACTTTTTCTATTTGATTCTCCTTTTCCTTACTTTTACAATTTTTTACCCATTTTCTCATTTTTCTTGTCTTGATGCTGTAAGGATTTTGTTCTGGAAATCTCAACAGTAAGAAAAGGATTTTACTGTTGTCTATTGACTATGGTGGAGCTTGTGTACCTAGTTTATATATTAGCATCTGAAGAAATTTTCAAGGAATATTTGTACTCCTTTATTAGCATTCCACTTTCGATTCCACTAAAGGACGGTTATTTAGAGACGCGAGGAATATGCTAATGAAAAGAGTACTTTATAAAAGAATTGAGACTGCCGAATACATAAGACAGAGATAAGACTTGCGTAGTGGTGCTGGAGgtattaaaaacaaacaataatatTCATCTGATCAAGAAAATTATGTCTAATCATTCttagatgtaaatctaagggtagaaaaaattatttttgagtcgttttattttctgttgtaaGATATTAACCATAATTTTCTTAGTCAGTTACTAACAAAGTAAACATtataaaaataagagaaaatttttcacaaatggtcactcaactatgactcattcgacactttggtcactgaagtttcaaatatatcactttggtcactcaactattacactgtcaatcacttaagttaCCCAaatagtattttttataatttttttaaatgaaaaaaaattaacaaagtgacttcagtgattgacagtgtaatagttgagtgaccaaagtgatatatttgaaacttcaatgaccaaagtgttgaatgaatcatagttgagtgattatttgtgaaattttccctaaaaacaaattaaagtagCACTGCCTAAAACCTCATTGAGGTGTCTCATTCATGTTCACGATTTCTTCAAGTCTCTTCAGAAATGGGCTTGTTTGGAaagtcaaaataaaaaataccttTAACTTTTCCTCTTCTAAGAAATTTATATAGGGGTATGTTATTTAACCAACATCATCAAAGTTCATTCATTTCATATAAACCATCAGCGATTAGCATTTACATCCTTCCTACTTTTTACAAGCTAAACATCAGACATAGATCTCAATTATTACCAAACAGTGTCTCCCAAACTATTAAAAGTAATGACATAGGTGTGTACGTGAACCTTCAAGCTTATTAACTAGGTTCCAAACCCCATATTCggataacaaacaaaaaattgaatCCAACATATCAAATTAGAATGACTGAATAAGAAAATCGAAGCAATTAGTTTGCTTGTATGAGCATGGTCATACTATTTTGGTACACAACATTTTTGTAAGTGTTATTTAAATTTTAGGTTTTCATATCTATTTTAGAAAGCAATTAAATATAATTAGCccatagaagaagaaaagagaatatTTTATCCTATCATGTGACTCgtaaataaatatgaaattacATGCGGTGCTCACAAATGTATAACTAAATCAACCAGTTCAATTCAAATGCTACCTTTAATGGTTAAATACTTTCATGTATGTAATGAAAGAAAACAGTGATCACTTTTCCTATTTTTGGGAATTGTAGTATTCTGTGCATAGTCTCTAAAATCTGAAACCAATATCTATCTAATTCTTTGGATCAATTCTTGTTTTGCAAAATTTTGCGATAAttacccctttcaaaaaaaaaaaaaaaattatgcgaTAATTTCACCCTCCACGCAAGACCTGTATGTGACTCGAGTAGTGTGAATATCAGCTGCATGTACTATGTCACAGCAGTCCTTTCCTTTCATCTCCAAACGGAATTCTGGCGATGTATAGACCTCAATTTTGGTGATGGAATCCGCAGAGTGGTTACCACTTGAAGAACATGACACCAAACCACGCGGAGCTACTCTTGAAAAAGTTGTAACAGTCTTAGTCTTCCTTCCATCGAC
It encodes:
- the LOC112167898 gene encoding protein RETICULATA-RELATED 4, chloroplastic, yielding MAIAFCFTPSSSSSSSASKFNPHRPFPSLSASPVVHLRLRVSPPSLAHRGRQFRRVLFAAGGGDGGFGGGGHSGGGSGGDHGGEDNAGGKNKLEALMVLKESGRGLESLPKDLAAAIEDGRIPGAVVDKYFELEKNGCFSWLLQFAGFRERLLADDLFLFKVFMECGVGLFTKTAAEYQKRQENFFNELEVVFADVVMAIIADFMLVYLPAPTVSLRPPVALSAGAITKFLHGCPDNAFQIAISGTSYSLFQRIGAVVRNGSKLFVVGTASSLVGTSVTNALINAKKAVGCSAEAEADNVPIVSTSLAYGVYMAVSSNLRYQVLAGVIEQRMLEPLLHQHKLMLSAVCFAVRTGNTFLGSLLWVDYARLIGIQKAH